TGCGATTGCCCGGAGACGTCGAGCACCAGCACGACGGGCCAGCCGAACCGCGCGGCGAGCGACGCCGTCGACCCGTCGCCGGAAGCGCCGGGGGCGACGCCGTCGAACAGCCCCATCAGCCCTTCGCAGATCAGGAGATCGACTCCCTCGCCGGCTTCCGCCGCGAGGCCGTCGAGCAGCGGGGCCGTCATCGCCCAGCTATCGAGATTCACGCCCGGCCGGCCGGTGGCCGCAGCATGGAACGCCGGATCGATATAGTCCGGGCCGGCCTTGCAGGCCCCGACCCTGAGGCCGCGCCGGGTGAGCGCCGCAAGGAGACCGAGCGTCACCGTTGTCTTGCCGCTGCCGGAGCGCGGCGCGGCAATGACGAGACCGGGCACCGGGAGGCCGGCGGTGTTCATGATGCCGCTCCGATGTCGGATGTCCCGGCGTCGTCACCCGCAAGGCGGAACGGCAGCAGCCCGGCCGCCAGCCGCTCGCGCAGGGCAACGATGTCGCCGATCGCCACGATGGCCGGCGGTTCCATGCCGGCCTCCAGTGCATCGGGCACGATGCGGTCCAGCCGGGAGACGAGCACGCGCTCGGCCGACGTCGCGACGGCGGCGATGATGGCCGCCGGTGTTTCCGCCGGGCGCCCGCCGGCGATCAGCGCGGCGACGATCTCCGGCAGGTTCTTCATGGCCATATAGAGCACCAGCGGCAAGCCCGTCGCCGAGATCGCGCCCCAGTCCGGCGCCTCCTGGCCGATGCCGCCGTGGCCGGTTGCGAGCACCACGGCCTGATTGATGCCGCGCATCGTCGCCGGAATGCCCGCCGCAGCGAGACCGGCAAGCCCGGACGTCACCCCCGGCACGACCCGGCAGGAGATGCCGTGGGCGAGCAGGGTTTCCACCTCCTCGCCGCCGCGGCCGAACATGAACGGATCGCCGCCCTTGAGCCGCACCACGCGCCTGCCGGCACGCGCGAGTTCAACGAGCCGCGCGGCGATATCGGCCTGGACGGCGGAGGGCTTGCCGCCGCGTTTGCCCGCGAACACGCGCTCCGCCTCCGGACGGGCGAGCGACATCACGCGGGGATCGACGAGGGCGTCGTGGACCACGGCATCGGCGGATGCGAGCGCAGCGACCGCTTCCAGCGTGAGGTGGCGCGGATCGCCCGGACCCGCACCGACGAGCCAGACTTCGCCCGGGCGGAATACAGGCAGCCCACCCAGCAAGGTCGCGATCGCATCCCTGGTATTCAAAGTGCAGCTATCCACAGGTTCGGCATGCGGCCGCCGGGCGGCCATCGGTTCATCGTGGCGCGGGGCCGGCAGCTTCTTTGGCGCAGCCGTGTTCATCGCCGCCTCCGCACGCTATCTAATACGCCATGACGCGCACCGGTGCCCCTGCGAACCGCGACCGGCCGGCCCTGATCGAGGGCGGGAACGGCAACCCGCATGCCGCGTCGGACGGCGACGGATCCGGCCGCGCGCTCCGGCCGGGCTGGACGACGGGCTCCTGCGCGACGGCGGCGACCAAGGCCGCCTTTACCGCGCTTGCGACCGGCACCTTTCCCGATCCGGTTACCATAACCCTGCCGGGCGGACGCGAGGTCGCGTTCGCGCTCGCCTTTCACCGCTTCGAGCCCGACGGCCGCGCGGTCGCGGCGGTGGTGAAGGATGCCGGCGACGATCCGGACGTCACCCACGGCGCCGTCGTGGTTTCCTCCGTCGCGC
The window above is part of the Pseudoxanthobacter soli DSM 19599 genome. Proteins encoded here:
- the cobA gene encoding uroporphyrinogen-III C-methyltransferase codes for the protein MNTRDAIATLLGGLPVFRPGEVWLVGAGPGDPRHLTLEAVAALASADAVVHDALVDPRVMSLARPEAERVFAGKRGGKPSAVQADIAARLVELARAGRRVVRLKGGDPFMFGRGGEEVETLLAHGISCRVVPGVTSGLAGLAAAGIPATMRGINQAVVLATGHGGIGQEAPDWGAISATGLPLVLYMAMKNLPEIVAALIAGGRPAETPAAIIAAVATSAERVLVSRLDRIVPDALEAGMEPPAIVAIGDIVALRERLAAGLLPFRLAGDDAGTSDIGAAS